A window from Neobacillus sp. PS3-40 encodes these proteins:
- a CDS encoding branched-chain amino acid transaminase produces MYIFDQGQFLDETEVSISVRNKGLNYGLGCFEGIRAFWNDSQEQLYIYRLFDHYKRFHESGKSLQLNIPYSQMQLFHWTIQLLKINNIREDVYIRPICINGENTLRPELSARFNRVMIYCIPLKEYISKSALHVSVSSWTRVGSNMIPPQTKSTGGYLNSALASTEARLNGFDEAIFLTEEGNVSEGPGENIVIVKNKQVITPPITDDILAGITRDTVKQLANHELRLPFIEKSLSRTELYSADEVFFTGTAIGIKPIIQIDHRIIGIGQEGPITKEIRTQYENIVKGNNPNYLGYCTPVY; encoded by the coding sequence GTGTATATATTTGATCAAGGACAATTCTTAGATGAGACAGAGGTTTCGATTAGCGTACGAAACAAAGGATTAAATTATGGATTGGGATGTTTTGAAGGGATAAGGGCTTTTTGGAATGATTCCCAAGAACAATTATATATATATCGCCTGTTCGATCACTACAAAAGATTCCATGAGTCTGGTAAATCTCTCCAACTAAATATCCCTTATTCTCAGATGCAACTATTCCACTGGACAATCCAATTATTAAAAATAAATAATATACGGGAAGATGTCTATATTCGCCCCATATGCATTAATGGTGAAAATACATTACGTCCCGAATTGTCGGCACGTTTTAATCGTGTAATGATTTATTGCATCCCTTTAAAAGAATACATTTCAAAATCAGCATTACATGTGAGTGTTTCTTCATGGACACGGGTAGGTAGTAACATGATTCCTCCTCAAACAAAGTCCACGGGAGGTTATTTAAATTCGGCATTAGCCTCCACAGAAGCCAGATTAAATGGTTTTGATGAAGCAATTTTTCTGACAGAAGAAGGGAATGTGAGTGAAGGACCTGGAGAAAATATTGTTATTGTAAAAAATAAACAAGTAATAACGCCACCTATTACAGATGATATTCTTGCAGGAATTACCCGTGATACAGTAAAACAATTAGCAAATCATGAATTAAGGCTACCTTTTATTGAAAAGAGTCTATCAAGAACCGAGCTATATTCAGCTGATGAAGTATTTTTTACAGGTACCGCTATCGGTATTAAACCCATCATTCAAATCGACCATAGAATCATTGGAATAGGTCAAGAGGGACCAATTACAAAAGAAATTCGGACTCAATATGAAAATATTGTCAAAGGAAACAACCCGAATTATTTAGGCTATTGTACACCAGTGTATTAA
- a CDS encoding S-layer homology domain-containing protein, which produces MKKKKWVSSLVVASVLLGSANSINVHAATEKNGQAISSASLTNLEKEATITQEKALELAKKAVKIPSGYQQQEIRFDYNYYTGQQLWMISWSKQSRPYGSINVSVDAETGEIISIDMYNNDNAPATPLKISYEKAVESAKKYIESLYPGKLKEMQIDSNMKEYNKTYQNGTYMVRFYQLVNGIPFYENNISVQVDGNEKIRGFNYLWNNSFKFANTEGIMTEEKARQLFTSNIGLELYYQYASYSNSFSKQAQLVYAPKQVANNSYINIVPPLYDAKTGDLLGVDGKPANQEPSITLPTGPVLDKPVEQPTPTKELTKNEALKAVTDKLSIPEHYVVENVNYQDDYGSNGRKVWVFNWRNGDGSGPSAYIMAMVDAKTGELVRYYNDNNRYYSNQENSSDFEVKVDMKQALQIATDFVKGSAATKGDRLYATMPQEIKDGKWKKARTYTIYFSRKENGLTVLGQGVSVNISAETGAITSYSLDWNNLTFPSKDQVISAEKAKELYVKNTPTTFYHFLIPNGDQRGTETTLVYGKNSNFEIPKYLDAIDGKWKNFETGKEIGSDTVATDIKGHKAEKQLQSMIDLNIFDVVKGKVQPDKVVTKAEAITFIVRALGERSVWINPSLNPPFTDVKKEDEFYPYLQRAIERNIIKVDSQNFKPTKSITREEIAVLLVRSLGYEKLASYPGLFSVKYKDQAKIKEKGSVGLISGLGIFSSADKNGNFLPAKTMTRADLAIVLSKFLEIQPEIRSETY; this is translated from the coding sequence TTGAAGAAAAAGAAATGGGTATCAAGTCTAGTTGTTGCATCTGTTTTACTAGGAAGTGCTAATTCCATAAATGTGCACGCGGCCACTGAAAAGAATGGACAGGCAATATCATCTGCATCACTTACCAACTTAGAAAAAGAAGCAACGATTACACAAGAAAAAGCTCTGGAACTTGCAAAAAAGGCAGTAAAAATTCCATCCGGGTATCAACAGCAAGAAATTCGATTTGATTACAACTATTATACGGGACAGCAGCTATGGATGATTTCTTGGTCTAAACAAAGCCGACCATATGGCTCCATCAATGTTTCCGTTGATGCCGAAACAGGGGAGATTATAAGTATTGACATGTATAATAATGACAATGCTCCCGCTACTCCATTAAAAATTTCCTATGAAAAAGCGGTTGAAAGTGCAAAAAAATATATTGAATCTCTCTATCCTGGAAAGCTTAAAGAAATGCAGATTGATAGCAATATGAAGGAATATAATAAAACCTATCAAAATGGAACATATATGGTAAGATTCTATCAGCTTGTAAATGGCATCCCATTTTATGAAAATAATATTTCTGTACAAGTGGATGGAAATGAGAAAATTAGAGGGTTCAACTATCTATGGAACAACTCCTTTAAATTTGCAAATACAGAAGGAATTATGACAGAAGAAAAAGCAAGACAACTCTTCACAAGCAACATAGGATTAGAACTTTATTACCAGTACGCATCCTATTCCAATTCATTTTCTAAACAAGCTCAACTCGTATATGCTCCAAAACAAGTAGCTAACAATTCTTATATAAATATTGTTCCGCCTCTTTATGATGCCAAAACAGGAGACCTTCTTGGTGTTGATGGGAAACCAGCCAATCAAGAACCTAGCATCACGTTACCTACAGGACCAGTGCTTGACAAACCTGTTGAACAACCGACACCTACGAAAGAGTTAACGAAAAATGAGGCATTAAAAGCTGTAACTGACAAGCTTTCCATTCCTGAACATTATGTTGTGGAAAATGTCAATTATCAGGATGATTATGGATCAAATGGAAGAAAGGTTTGGGTATTCAACTGGAGAAATGGGGATGGTTCCGGTCCATCTGCATATATAATGGCGATGGTGGATGCCAAAACAGGGGAACTTGTTCGCTATTATAATGATAATAATAGGTATTATTCGAATCAAGAAAACAGTTCGGATTTTGAAGTAAAAGTGGATATGAAACAAGCTCTTCAAATTGCAACCGATTTTGTTAAAGGTTCTGCTGCAACGAAAGGAGACCGGCTTTATGCGACAATGCCACAAGAAATTAAGGATGGAAAATGGAAAAAAGCTCGTACGTACACCATTTATTTCAGCCGAAAAGAAAATGGGTTAACCGTTCTCGGCCAAGGCGTTAGTGTAAATATTTCTGCGGAAACAGGCGCTATAACATCCTATAGTTTGGATTGGAATAATCTTACATTTCCATCCAAAGACCAAGTCATTTCAGCCGAAAAGGCAAAAGAGCTTTATGTAAAAAATACACCAACGACTTTCTACCATTTTCTCATTCCAAATGGTGATCAACGTGGAACAGAAACAACCCTTGTATATGGAAAAAACAGTAATTTCGAAATTCCAAAATATTTGGATGCCATTGATGGGAAATGGAAGAATTTTGAAACAGGGAAAGAAATAGGTTCTGACACAGTGGCAACTGATATTAAGGGCCATAAAGCAGAAAAACAGCTTCAATCCATGATCGATTTAAATATTTTTGATGTTGTAAAAGGAAAAGTTCAGCCAGATAAAGTAGTGACAAAAGCAGAAGCCATTACCTTTATAGTGAGAGCTTTGGGGGAACGCTCTGTTTGGATCAATCCTTCATTAAACCCGCCATTTACAGATGTGAAAAAGGAAGACGAATTCTATCCATACCTTCAAAGAGCAATTGAGAGAAATATTATTAAAGTAGATAGCCAAAACTTTAAACCAACTAAATCCATCACAAGAGAAGAAATCGCCGTTCTACTCGTTCGCAGTTTAGGCTACGAAAAATTAGCATCTTATCCTGGATTGTTCTCAGTAAAATACAAGGATCAGGCAAAAATTAAAGAAAAAGGCAGTGTCGGATTAATCTCCGGTTTAGGTATTTTCTCAAGCGCAGATAAGAACGGGAATTTTCTTCCTGCCAAAACCATGACAAGAGCAGACTTGGCAATTGTCCTATCAAAATTCCTTGAAATCCAACCTGAAATTCGATCTGAAACATATTAG